In a genomic window of Buchnera aphidicola (Aphis glycines):
- the leuB gene encoding 3-isopropylmalate dehydrogenase: MKKKFRIAILPGDGIGPEIMQEAYKILNVLKKYFSLSLITDEFDVGGIAIDKHGVALPSQTISGCENSDAILFGAVGGSKWNFLPSALQPERAALLPLRKHFNLFSNLRPAKLYSELKDLSPLRHEIVNTGFDILCVRELIGGIYFGKEKGRLVDIKNNTYAFDTEIYYDFEIRRIANLAFQIARSRKKKVCSIDKANVLESSFFWREIVDEVSKNYPDIELSHLYIDNASMQLIKNPNQFDVLLCSNLFGDILSDECAMITGSIGMLPSASLNEKNFGLYEPAGGSAPDIQGLNIANPIAQILSVSMLVRYSMHLPEIANKIDLSVHRALLEGYRTIDISNGTNYIKTTEMGDVITKFLIDGR, translated from the coding sequence ATGAAAAAAAAATTTCGCATCGCAATTTTACCAGGTGATGGTATAGGTCCTGAGATTATGCAAGAAGCTTACAAAATTTTAAATGTATTAAAAAAGTATTTTTCTTTATCTTTGATCACAGATGAATTTGATGTTGGTGGTATAGCTATTGATAAACACGGAGTAGCTTTACCTTCACAAACAATATCAGGATGTGAAAATTCTGATGCAATTTTATTTGGTGCAGTTGGAGGTAGTAAATGGAATTTTTTACCATCTGCATTACAACCTGAAAGAGCAGCTTTATTACCTTTGAGAAAACATTTTAATCTATTTTCTAATTTAAGACCAGCTAAATTATATTCAGAATTGAAAGATTTATCTCCTCTTCGTCATGAAATTGTAAATACTGGTTTTGATATATTGTGTGTTAGGGAATTGATTGGTGGTATTTATTTTGGAAAAGAAAAAGGAAGATTAGTTGATATTAAAAATAATACATACGCTTTTGATACAGAAATTTATTATGATTTTGAAATTCGACGAATTGCTAATTTGGCTTTTCAAATTGCTCGTTCAAGAAAGAAAAAAGTTTGCTCAATTGATAAAGCTAATGTCCTTGAAAGTTCCTTTTTTTGGAGAGAAATAGTAGACGAAGTTTCTAAAAACTATCCTGATATTGAATTATCTCATTTATACATTGATAATGCTTCTATGCAACTTATTAAAAATCCAAATCAGTTCGATGTTCTGCTTTGTTCGAATCTTTTTGGAGATATTCTATCTGATGAATGTGCGATGATTACTGGTTCAATTGGTATGCTTCCGTCTGCTAGTTTAAATGAAAAAAATTTCGGTTTATATGAACCAGCGGGGGGGTCTGCTCCTGATATTCAGGGTCTCAACATTGCTAATCCGATAGCTCAAATACTTTCTGTTTCCATGTTAGTAAGATATAGTATGCATTTACCTGAAATAGCAAATAAAATTGATTTATCTGTTCATCGTGCTTTATTAGAAGGATATAGAACAATAGATATATCAAATGGTACAAATTATATTAAAACTACTGAGATGGGTGATGTTATTACTAAATTTTTGATAGATGGAAGATGA